A single region of the Nicotiana sylvestris chromosome 6, ASM39365v2, whole genome shotgun sequence genome encodes:
- the LOC138871073 gene encoding uncharacterized protein, with the protein MDPKFEDPSAFTIPCTIGSPKFPKARYDLGTSKNLMPYLVFKTLRIVQPRPTSMRLQMVDRTMNRLLGVIEDVLVQVDKFILLANFVILNCEVDYEVLIILGRHFLATGKALCDVEVVR; encoded by the coding sequence ATGGATCCTAAGTTTGAAGATCCTAGTGCTTTCACAATTCCTTGTACAATTGGAAGTCCTAAGTTTCCTAAGGCTCGTTATGATCTTGGGACAAGTAAAAATTTGATGCCATATTTGGTTTTCAAGACTTTGAGGATTGTGCAACCAAGACCCACttctatgagattgcaaatggtcgATCGTACTATGAACAGATTGTTGGGTGTGATTGAAGATGTTTTGGTCCaggttgataaattcattcttctAGCGAACTTTGTTATTCTAAATTGTGAAGTTGATTATGAAGTTCTGATCATTCTTGGTAGACATTTCCTTGCTACGGGTAAAGCTCTTTGTGATGTAGAAGTCGTTCGGTGA
- the LOC138871074 gene encoding uncharacterized protein → MNFETIKATHQVSAIVHSMAPKLEDHSVFTIPYTIGSPEFSKALCVLGENINLLPCSIFKTLDIEQPKPTSMRLQMADRTIKRLLGVIEDVLVRVDKFILPTNFVILDCKVYYEVLIILGRPFLPSILVKSRPIETITEHFGHRSCSTMMTTI, encoded by the coding sequence ATGAATTTTGAGACTATAAAAGCCACTCATCAAGTAAGTGCGATTGTTCATTCAATGGCTCCTAAGTTGGAAGATCACAGTGTTTTCACAATTCCTTATACAATTGGAAGTCCCGAGTTTTCTAAGGCTCTTTGTGTTCTTGGGGAAAATATAAATTTGTTGCCCTGTTCGATTTTCAAGACTTTGGATATTGAGCAACCAAAACCCACttctatgagattgcaaatggcggatcgtACCATAAAGAGACTGTTAGGTGTGATTGAAGATGTTTTGGTCCgggttgataaattcattcttccgACAAACTTTGTTATTCTAGATTGTAAAGTTTATTATGAAGTGCTGATCattcttgggagacctttccttcctagcatccttgtaaagagtaggccaatagaaaccataACTGAGCACTTTGGCCACCGTTCTTGCtctaccatgatgaccaccatataG